GCCCAATCACCGGCAGCGAAGAAATCACCACCGCCGCCATGAGCAGCGGCCAATCGCTGGTGAACTGCTCCTGAAAATCCGCCAGCGCCAGCTGCACCGTCTTGAGCTCAGGCCGCGTAGTGAAAACCAGCGGCTTGAACAGGTCGTTCCACTCGCCGATGAACGTAAACAAAAAGAGCGTGATCAGGGCAGGTCGGGCCAGGGGCAGCATGATGTGCCAGAGCGTTTGCAGCCGGTTCGCGCCGTCGAGGGCTGCCGCCTCCTCCAGCTCCACAGGGATGCTCTGGAAATACTGCCGCATCAGAAAAATGCCAAAACCATTGGCCGCCGTGGGCAAAATCAGCGCCCAGTAGGTGTTGATCAGGTGGCCCCACTTGAGCACCAGAAACAGGGGCACGACCAGCAGCTGAAACGGAATCACCAGAGTCGCCAAGATCAGCATCAGGAGCGATCGCCGCCCGCGAAAAGGCAGCCGCGCCAGGGCATACCCCGCCAGAGCCGACGTCAAAATTTGCAGCGCCGTCACCCCCAGGGCTACCAGGGTAGAGTTGAAAAACGCCAAAACGAACTGCCCGCGCTGCCAGGCCGTTTGGTAGTTCTCCAGGGTCCAAAAGTCCGGCGTCAAAATCTCGCCGAGCGGCGTACCCGGCGGAGCCAGGGACGCGAGGACAACTACTCCTAGCGGCAGCAGCACTGCCACTGCTCCCAGTCCAAGTCCCAGGGCGGTCCAGATCCCGTGGCCCTGCTCTCGGGGGGCCGACGCAGGAGACGGCAGGGGGAGCGATCGCACCTTAGACGCTGAATGAGTCATCGAAAAAACCTGGGCAGACTAAGCTACCGTGGAGAAGGGCAACGAGCAGAGCGTATATCCGAGCAGAATATGCCGATCCTCGGCAAATACCATGCTTCAGTAGAATAGGTTTGATTGTAAATTGTTAAGATAATCTCGACCACATCTGCCCTTTTTGTCTCAGAGTTCGAAGTCGATCTCAGATCGGCGATCGGCGCATCCGTAAATTCAGGAGATAAACGACCTATGCCGCAGCTTGAGGCCAGCTTGGAGCTTGACTTCCACAGCGAAACCTATAAGGACGCCTACAGCCGCATCAACGCCATTGTCATTGAAGGCGAGCAGGAAGCTTACGAGAACTACCTGAAGCTCGCCGAGCTGCTGCCAGACAACCAGGACGAACTCGTTCGGCTCTCCAAGA
This genomic stretch from Geitlerinema sp. PCC 7407 harbors:
- a CDS encoding carbohydrate ABC transporter permease translates to MTHSASKVRSLPLPSPASAPREQGHGIWTALGLGLGAVAVLLPLGVVVLASLAPPGTPLGEILTPDFWTLENYQTAWQRGQFVLAFFNSTLVALGVTALQILTSALAGYALARLPFRGRRSLLMLILATLVIPFQLLVVPLFLVLKWGHLINTYWALILPTAANGFGIFLMRQYFQSIPVELEEAAALDGANRLQTLWHIMLPLARPALITLFLFTFIGEWNDLFKPLVFTTRPELKTVQLALADFQEQFTSDWPLLMAAVVISSLPVIGLFLLGQRQFLRGIATTGIKN